Proteins from one Choloepus didactylus isolate mChoDid1 chromosome 4, mChoDid1.pri, whole genome shotgun sequence genomic window:
- the LOC119531820 gene encoding phorbol-12-myristate-13-acetate-induced protein 1-like has protein sequence MTRKKARKNAQWSHVRTPAELEDECATQLKEKWRQTEFQATQLRRIGDKLNFRQKLLNLIAKLFCSGT, from the coding sequence ATGACCAGGAAGAAGGCGCGTAAGAATGCACAGTGGAGCCATGTGAGGACTCCAGCAGAACTCGAGGATGAGTGTGCTACTCAACTCAAAGAGAAATGGAGACAAACTGAATTTCAAGCTACTCAACTCAGGAGAATTGGAGATAAACTGAATTTCAGGCAGAAGCTTCTGAACCTGATAGCCAAACTCTTTTGCTCAGGAACCTGA